A stretch of Aythya fuligula isolate bAytFul2 chromosome 1, bAytFul2.pri, whole genome shotgun sequence DNA encodes these proteins:
- the LOC116502332 gene encoding collagenase 3-like yields the protein MIQSRLSAVFFFLLGLSFCLTIPIPLEDSHEFTEEDLQFAERYLRTHYDLRLNPTGIMKKSANTVASKLREMQAFFGLEVTGKLDEETYELMQKPRCGVPDVGEYNFFPRKLKWSKTNLTYRIMNYTSDLRRAEVDRAFKKAFKVWSDVTPLNFTRIRSGIADIMISFGTKEHGDFYPFDGPSGLLAHAFPPGPDYGGDAHFDDDETWSDDSRGYNLFLVAAHEFGHSLGLEHSRDPGALMFPIYTYTGKTGFVLPDDDVQGIQELYGAGNRDPNPKHPKTPEKCDPELSLDAITELRGEMLVFKDRFFWRLHPQMVDAELVLIKSFWPELPNKIDAAYENPIKDLVFMFKGKKVWAMNGYDIVEGFPKKIYEMGFPKEMKRIDAVVHIKDTGKTLFFTGNKYWSYDEETELMEAGYPRLIEEEFAGIGDRVDAVYYRNGYLYLFNGSLQFEYSIWSKRIVRVLHTNSIFWC from the exons ATGATACAGTCAAGGCTTTCagctgtcttctttttcttgctggGTTTGTCATTTTGTCTGACAATCCCTATTCCTCTTGAAGATAGTCATGAATTCACAGAGGAAGACCTTCAGTTTGCAGAG cGCTACCTCAGGACTCACTATGATCTCCGTCTGAATCCCACTGGCATAATGAAGAAGAGTGCCAACACAGTGGCATCTAAACTTCGAGAAATGCAGGCTTTTTTTGGCTTGGAGGTGACAGGAAAATTAGATGAAGAAACATATGAGCTCATGCAGAAACCAAGATGTGGTGTCCCAGATGTGGGAGAATATAACTTTTTCCCTAGAAAACTCAAGTGGTCAAAAACAAATTTGACATACAG AATTATGAATTACACTTCAGATCTGAGACGTGCGGAAGTAGACAGAGCTTTcaaaaaagcattcaaagtTTGGTCTGATGTGACACCACTTAACTTCACCAGAATACGAAGTGGCATAGCTGATATCATGATCTCCTTTGGGACTAAAG AACACGGTGACTTTTACCCCTTTGATGGACCCTCTGGACTACTGGCTCATGCCTTCCCCCCTGGTCCAGACTATGGAGGAGATGCCCATTTTGATGATGATGAAACTTGGTCAGATGATTCTAGAG GGTATAACCTGTTTCTTGTTGCTGCCCATGAATTTGGTCATTCACTGGGACTCGAACACTCCAGAGACCCTGGAGCTCTGATGTTTCCAATTTACACATATACTGGAAAAACTGGTTTTGTGCTTCCTGATGATGATGTGCAAGGGATCCAAGAGCTCTATG GTGCTGGAAACAGAGATCCAAACCCAAAACATCCTAAAACACCAGAGAAATGTGATCCAGAATTATCACTTGATGCAATAACAGAACTTCGTGGAGAAATGCTGGTCTTCAAGGACAG GTTTTTCTGGCGACTGCACCCTCAGATGGTTGATGCAGAGctggttttaattaaatcattttgGCCAGAGCTTCCAAACAAAATAGATGCAGCTTATGAAAACCCCATCAAAGATCTTGTCTTCATGTTTAAAG gaaagaaagtcTGGGCTATGAATGGCTATGACATAGTCGAAGGCTTTCCTAAAAAGATATATGAAATGGGATTcccaaaagaaatgaaaagaatagATGCAGTTGTCCATATTAAAGACACTGGCAAGACTCTCTTTTTTACTGGAAATAAGTACTGGAG TTATGATGAAGAGACAGAGCTGATGGAAGCAGGCTACCCCAGGCTGATAGAGGAAGAATTTGCAGGAATTGGTGATCGAGTGGATGCAGTCTATTACAGAAATG gTTACCTCTACCTCTTCAATGGATCTTTGCAGTTTGAATACAGCATCTGGAGCAAAAGAATTGTCCGTGTCCTGCACACTAACTCCATATTTTGGTGCTGA